A stretch of DNA from Luteolibacter yonseiensis:
GGGTCACCGTGGTTTGATCCATGATATAAGTGGTCCCTTCGACATGCAGGGTGGTTCCCGGAGCGGTGGTGCTGTCGAGCGTCACGATGCCCGAGAAGCTCGATTGGAGGTCGAGCATGTCCTTCAGCGAGCGGAGGATCGTCACATCGCCACGGAAGCGCATCCGGACGGACTGCCCGCTGAATTCACCGCCTTCGCCTTTGAGGTCGATCACCGCCCTGAGCATGGCGCATGGGGTGCCGCGGAAGTCTTCAATCCGCACGAACTCCATCGACTGGCTGCCGGAGAGATTCCTCACCTCGCCGAGGATTTTGCTTCTGGTGGGATGGACGTCCCATTTTTCCCCCACCTTGCGCGGCGTTTCACCGTAGGTTTCCACATCGGATTCAAGATTGAATGCCTCCGCGATATCATTGATGAAGCGTCTCGCTTGGAGGTCTGCGGTACCGGTTTCCATCGACGCCATCCATACACCGTCCTTTTTTTCGATGATGACCGGCTTGCCATCAAGGCGGAAATCCGACACCGAATCCGGAACCGTCCGGGTGGTTCCGCCGATGACGGCCCTGCCTGTCTTCAGCCTGCTGGCGATGCGGCGGACTTTGGTATCGGAAATGAATTCGAGATCCTCCGTGTCGGTGCTGATGTTGCTGGTGATGCCCAACGTCCGTTTGCCACCCGCCTCCACCCGGAGAACGCTGTCGTTCATGACAATGGTCAGTTCCCTCCGGATCCTGCTGCCGGCGGGCGGGATGTAGCCGCGTTTGGCGAGGGCGACGGAGATTTCAGCCGGAGTTCTGGTGACGGGTGCGGCCGGATTCTTGCGGTCGCAGGAAATCAAGAGCAGGGGGAGAGCGATGAAAAAAGGGAGGACTCTGGGAATCATGGTGTCTAACGGAAGCATGGGGACGTGTCCGGAACAGGTCGATGACAAACGCGGCCTGGGAGCTCTTCCGGGGTTGTGAAGCTTCGAACGGCGGGGCGGTCGTGAAATGCTTTGCAAGGGTGGGACGGCGGCGGGAAGATCCGGGCATGACGGATTGGGAGAATCGCTATCAGGCGGGGGACATGCCATGGGAAAAAGGCCGGGCGGCACCGCCGCTGCTGGAGTTGTTGGAGAAATCCGAGCCGGGGATGTGGGGACCCGGACCGGTCCTGGTGCCGGGCTGCGGCTACGGACATGATGTCCGGGCGCTGGGGGGGCTGGGGGTTCCGGTGGTCGGGCTGGATCTGTCGGAGACGGCGGTGGCGAGGGCGCGTGAATTTTCCCCGGCGGCATGTGGGACCTACGAGACGGGCGATTTCCTCGATCCCGCATGGCGCGAGGGAAAAACATTCTCGGCGATCTGGGAGCACACGTGTTTCTGTGCGATCGACCCTGCGGACCGGGGACGCTACGCGGCGGCGGTGGCCGGCTGCCTGCCTGCCGGTGGCCTGCTGGCGGGGGTGTTTTTCCTCAACCCCTTCGATGCGGGCGAGGATGCCTCCGGTCCGCCGTTCGGCACGACACTGGCGGAGCTGGACGAATGGTTTTCCCCACACTTCGAGCGCATCGGCGGCTGGGTGCCGGAGCGGGCGTATCCCGGCCGCGAGGGGCGGGAATGGGTCGGGCTGTTTCGGAAAAGAGCCTGAGCTTTGGAATCAGTCCAAGGTTGCGGGAAGCCAGGGATGCGGATAGG
This window harbors:
- a CDS encoding methyltransferase domain-containing protein, giving the protein MTDWENRYQAGDMPWEKGRAAPPLLELLEKSEPGMWGPGPVLVPGCGYGHDVRALGGLGVPVVGLDLSETAVARAREFSPAACGTYETGDFLDPAWREGKTFSAIWEHTCFCAIDPADRGRYAAAVAGCLPAGGLLAGVFFLNPFDAGEDASGPPFGTTLAELDEWFSPHFERIGGWVPERAYPGREGREWVGLFRKRA